One Lucilia cuprina isolate Lc7/37 chromosome 4, ASM2204524v1, whole genome shotgun sequence DNA segment encodes these proteins:
- the LOC111680456 gene encoding trichohyalin: MSMKSAHLQALFARRRENEHNRIERTEAVNKYYDHWGKVTARFENWTTPEYYKQAEKQLQTTQQQKAKLKNLAERQQKLAQLLDIEKKSYELELQQKERSRNPRRSLDTKTLEKIDDNLKQQQQMRRKLELEAKLYGKWRHGVDDDNLVFESKSDNEVLAKLNWLDKQVAQQLQREKEEEAAKERQIKLQHELNKTEELQKERQLIRENEIREIRYLQEYHMDQLREQQKEIDDLKEKEKQLKANLNEFEKELELLEESYAVLSKSVDFGDAHNFKKIKIFIRKRSEVFRNQIKLCLSILKRSIGIAENPQILKNFKAELELQLEAENQKLSQIEGMYESEAKYNLQGTEQTWQQEHKERYEKLKQLLKEEHFLIKTTLNEIMQRHEELLEIKSTHLGIIENSSEKLKILIQEEENSPRYQACKSLEPAKQAEFSPRHKITNNIHSQLEESKDTPLYSPRCCASVKSLELDEPHHQIDFSSRRNCYESNNNNMSPKNNDINQISRSFTNLNLDVWQSQQAPPSQRDLETQKTNAQRSLQVVTPETEAERPRFGRKRVAWN, translated from the coding sequence ATGTCCATGAAATCTGCTCACTTGCAAGCCTTGTTTGCAAGACGACGTGAAAACGAACATAATCGAATTGAACGCACCGAAGCGGTCAATAAATATTACGATCATTGGGGTAAAGTAACAGCTCGTTTTGAAAACTGGACTACACCCGAGTACTACAAGCAAGCCGAGAAACAACTACAAACAACACAGCAGCAGAaagcaaaacttaaaaatttagcCGAAAGACAACAAAAACTAGCACAGCTGTTGgatattgaaaagaaaagttATGAGCTGGAATTGCAACAAAAGGAAAGAAGTAGGAATCCACGCAGAAGTTTAGATACCAAGACCCTAGAGAAAATCGATGACAATttaaagcaacaacagcaaatgaGACGCAAACTGGAGTTAGAGGCTAAACTTTATGGTAAATGGCGTCATGGAGTGGATGATGATAATTTGGTATTTGAATCGAAGAGTGATAATGAAGTATTGGCCAAACTTAATTGGTTGGACAAACAGGTGGCTCAGCAATTACAACGCGAAAAAGAGGAAGAGGCGGCTAAGGAGAGACAAATAAAATTACAGCATGAACTCAATAAAACTGAAGAACTGCAAAAGGAGAGACAACTAATCAGGGAGAATGAAATTCGAGAAATACGCTATTTGCAGGAGTATCACATGGATCAACTAAGAGAACAGCAAAAGGAGATTGATGATCtgaaggaaaaagaaaaacagttgaaggccaatttaaatgaatttgaaaAAGAGCTGGAGTTATTAGAAGAATCCTATGCCGTTTTAAGTAAATCAGTGGATTTCGGTGATGCTCACAACTTTAAAAAGATCAAAATTTTCATACGCAAAAGATCAGAAGTATTTCGTAATCAAATTAAACTTTGTTTGAGCATTTTGAAAAGATCTATTGGTATTGCTGAAAACcctcaaatattaaaaaatttcaaggcAGAGTTGGAGCTGCAATTAGAAGcggaaaatcaaaaactttcaCAAATTGAGGGCATGTATGAATCGGAGGCTAAGTATAATCTACAGGGTACTGAACAAACCTGGCAGCAAGAGCATAAAGAACGTTATGAGAAACTGAAACAGCTGCTAAAGGaggaacattttttaataaaaactacattaaatgaaattatgcaAAGACATGAAGAACTCTTGGAAATAAAATCTACCCATTTGggaattatagaaaattccagTGAGAAATTGAAAATCTTAATACAAGAGGAAGAAAACTCACCACGATATCAAGCATGCAAATCTTTAGAACCAGCAAAACAAGCGGAATTTTCACCACGACATAAAATTACTAATAATATACACAGCCAGTTAGAGGAGTCAAAAGATACACCACTCTATTCACCACGATGTTGTGCCTCTGTGAAATCCTTGGAACTGGACGAACCTCATCACCAAATAGACTTTTCATCGCGTCGTAATTGTTATGAATCGAATAATAACAATATGTCTCCTAAAAATAACGACATCAATCAAATTTCAAGATCATTTACCAATTTAAATCTGGATGTTTGGCAAAGCCAGCAAGCTCCTCCTTCTCAGCGAGATTTGGAAACTCAAAAGACAAATGCTCAACGCTCGTTACAAGTTGTCACACCCGAGACTGAGGCAGAACGACCAAGATTTGGTCGCAAACGTGTGGCCTGGAATTGA
- the LOC111680452 gene encoding uncharacterized protein LOC111680452: MENKCYERELQDKERDRNSRRNLDTIDNIDDNLKEQQQMRRKLELDAKLYDKWRHGVDDDNLIYESKSDNEVVDHQLQREMKEEATKGKQLNFQHERNKTEENEIREIRNLQEFHMDQLREQQKDIDDLKVKEQQLKANLNDLENELELLEQSYFVLTKSNDIGNSFNLYKIKILMRNRSEVFRNQIKLCLSILERSMDYVENSKILKQFEDELKQQLEAENKKLSQIECMYESEAKHHLQCDEEIWQK, from the coding sequence atggaaaataaatgcTATGAACGAGAACTGCAAGATAAGGAAAGAGATAGAAATTCACGTAGAAATTTAGACACCATCGATAATATTGATGATAATTTAAAGGAACAACAGCAAATGAGACGTAAATTGGAATTGGATGCTAAACTCTATGATAAATGGCGTCATGGAGTAGATGATGACAACTTGATTTATGAATCGAAGAGTGATAATGAAGTAGTGGATCACCAGCTGCAACGTGAAATGAAAGAAGAGGCGACTAAAGGGAAACAACTAAACTTCCAACATGAACGCAATAAAACTGAAGAGAACGAAATACGTGAAATACGCAATTTGCAGGAGTTTCACATGGATCAGCTAAGAGAACAGCAAAAGGATATTGACGATTTAAAGGTTAAAGAACAACAGTTAAAAGCCAATTTAAATGATCTGGAAAATGAGCTGGAGTTATTGGAACAATCCTATTTCGTTTTAACTAAATCCAACGATATTGgcaattcttttaatttatataagataaaaatattaatgcgCAATAGATCGGAAGTATTTCGTAATCAAATTAAACTTTGCCTTAGTATTTTAGAAAGATCTATGGATTATGTTGAAAACTCCaaaatcttaaaacaatttGAGGACGAGTTGAAGCAACAATTGGAGGcggaaaataaaaaactttcacaAATTGAATGTATGTACGAATCCGAGGCCAAGCATCACCTACAATGCGATGAGGAAATCTGGCAGAAATAG